DNA from Choristoneura fumiferana chromosome 6, NRCan_CFum_1, whole genome shotgun sequence:
ctctccacgccgaaacacaacagtgcaagcactgctgcttcatggcaggattagcgagcaatccgggcggaccttgcacaaggtcctaccacctgccaataATGGTTTAGGATAAGGAATGTTGGAGTTTGATGAGGCCGGGTTACGTTAGATTAGGTTTGCATATGCATACATAAAAagtattgttttgaaaaatgGGCATTAAATTCGAATAGGTTTACATACTCGTATGACCCTATAAAATTACGGGTGGTTGATGGTCATAACGGATCTCAAAAATGTGTAGGTACATTTAACATCGTATAGTTATAGACtgaccaagtgcgagttggcCTTGCGCACTGAGGACCCTACAAATTTAATAGAAAGCTAGCTATAAGTTTGTTTcacaacaaacacacaaacaattaACACAATACAATTAACTTATACACAAACGcaattaacttattattaatgaaaaaaaaatatattgaaaaaaaacctGGAAAGTAGAGGTAGGTACAACCATTGACAGACATAttagaaatttttattttttcctaagACTGACTTGCGCTTGACCTTTATTATCTCCATTTCTCTCTGACTTTAAGGGGTTGTATAACTATGTTAAAACTTCATGAACATagctaatacaaaaataataggtTTCTTTTAGGGAGTTTTGCAGATACTTACAACTtctcgtttttttattataatcttaATTTAACTTACTGAAAAATAACCTAGATTCAAAGCATATTCAAAGCCTATTTTACCACTTATTGACAAATATGTGACAATGTGACAGATAAAAGAGAAGCCGTCTCTGTTTCTTTGGAAAACACGATTCacataaataagtaggtattttcaaataatttccGGTTTTAGCCTGCTGCTGAGCTTAAGACAACCGAGATATTTTTTccaataggtacttacctacgtgtaattaacaaataaaaaaaattaagcttaaCTTTATAAAACCTATTAATAATAGTCTCCgaagtcaattttattttattggttaGAATGCAATAACACAGGTTTAACTCTAAAAAAGAGTAGGAATTTTAAGCACACATTTTACGACCTGTTGCTCACAACTTCCTTTGGGTCCCGTGGGAACTTTACACGTTCCGGAGATAAAATAAAACCCATGTTAATctttattatactcgtatatggtGTTAAAAATCTTGTACCTACGTAAATTTCACCCACATTAAGGCTACTGATTTCTAATATGGTAGAAGGCGGTAAGTATTAGAAGGCGCCCGCCTAGAGATGAGAGCAATATTCCGAGTAAGGTCGAACCTTGAACCTGTATACCTGTAGATTATACACGCTGTTGATCGACATAGCTTACTTTAGGTaggtaaaactttttttataaacaattcaGTTGTTTTTTAATCTGTTCTTTTTACAGCATAAGTTTAGCCTAAAATTAATGCAAATGCAAAATCTTAGTTTACCTTTTCCTTCCAGTTTCGTGCAAGAGTTCGCGTGCGAGCCGCTAGATGGCGTGGCGTTACTTCTGGAACTCCTGCGCAATGTGCAGCTCAGCCAGGCGGGGGAGGGGGCGAGAGGGCCGCCCGCCGTGCGCCGGCGACCGCTCTTAGATGAACTGGCTTGCTTGTAAgtgtatagaatagaatagaatagaatttagTTATTGTAAAACTGTGTACAAAACATGACATAATATTATAGTTCCAATAGTTACCCAATGTGGGCGTACAATATTTATATCCCTCCCATAACATATTTTATCAGCTAAAGTTTTATGCTTTAATCAGCTTTTATGTGGTTGCAGTTGGGTGTCTAGCTAATTTGGGTGCAGTTAAAGTATCACCCCGAATTCGTCGATCTGAAATgaacgacctgataattcaaaccCTTATTGcaattacatataataataatacctaaatgGCCTTTTTATTCTGAACTTCTTAGTTGAGTAGGTATTAATACTAGACATGTTTTTGTTCCTTATAATACGGCCCGAAGCTAAGTTTGCCTCTTAGCAGAGGTGTCCTCTAACATTTTCCATATCCATAAGGGATCTCCTACGCGCTACCCTTCTCCAATGATGTCCAGCCGTGAGTTTTAGGTCGTTTTCTTATGTTGTTTGTTGGCGTCCTTTACTTCTCTTGCCATCTCTGGGATACCAGTCAGTCAATTTCGCACCATTTCTCTTGAGATCGCGTGTTATGTAACCTGTAGCAATTATCACAATATGGTCCCGACTCAGTTTTAATGCCAGCATAATGAAATGAACATAAGCAAAGTAGGTACTATCGAGCCAAATGAATCGTGACCAACTGTGGAATATTTTCGTAGAAAGAGTCATAGTAATaacgcattgcttgacaagggaattcattctgacacttactgtgagaacgttccaCGGTAAGTCAGGAATCAAaaggttcgactgtacatatcgtcactactttaaaaaaactcgtatctcaaagtagatatttttcctgagtggaccttatgaacattacgtcaaggttcaattttgttgacatattgattttagatacgagattttttcaaggTAGTGACGATATGCCAGCTAACAGTTCTCACCGACCCTCCACTTTCCAGACAATGCCTTTGGAGCTGCAGCAGCAGATACCCTGACTGCGTGCGACGGCTGGTGGCCGGCTCCAACGGCGTCTATACCCTGACCGTTTGCATCATGTCCACAGTTAATAAGTCCAGGGTGCTGGCGTTACAGGTAccaataacaataaacaaacatgGTAGGACCTACTTACTCACTAAGCTAGCTCAGCGATCCGAAGTGAATCTTGGGCCTCCGACACAAGATGCGCCGACGCGCCTTGTTCTCTGCGATCTCCTCCTAGTTCTATGCATGCTGGGCGAGTAGATCCTTCTCTACTTCGTCTTTCCAGCGGTACTTAGGCCGGGCAACCGGTGGCCGATCGCCAGGACGACCTGGGACACTTACCTATATACTAATATAACGCCCTCGTTCGTTGTATTGGATGGAGGTATAGGttgaaaatatttatgtgaTACAAAAGTACTCTTACTTATGTACCTAGTAGCTCAGCTGAATATGTTgcattaactatttttttattagtgttATTTTGATGAATGTAAGGTAAAAGTATGACTATTCTTCATTTAAtcagaaaaatttaaacaaatgaCTTAatgttgtatattttttaccatTAATTGAGTTACAAACACTAATTTTAAATCACATCAGAAAtttctggcacttgaggtatcccatcttaggcctctaggttggcaacgcatctgcaatacccctggtgttgcatatatttatgggtggtggtgatctcttaccatcaggagacccacttgctcgttttccatctagtcgaataaaaaaaaacatcaaaaattcacttgtacaaacattcgtatgaAGGCCATATGTAGGGTAGGTTAGCTCTTCTAACTACAGCTCCGAGGCCTCCACTTGGGAGGGCCCCCCACAGTAgaagttttacaaaatattcacatttcaACGGGCCAGCAACTTTtccattttgttttaaacagTACTTTTTCGCTTcactcttttttttgttgctccaagGCGTCCTGGCCGTTGAGCCTTGAATGCGTGCAGTCCTGattcgtaggtacctacctcttttacaagcttttatgtagtttcacctgtcccgttgtctgtctgtctgtctttttttctgtctgtagtcaaatcatgtaagttaaatttgaccaaacctccagtagtcagattgacttaaaatttggaatacttatgtaaatcgcgtgacaatacaataatctagtagtgaaatcctggtaatccggccaggatcgtctccgcaggacggaactcttcaacggttaatagcatcaacttgaaatttggtatgcaaatgtagtttgggtgacaatgcaattacagtcaacaaaaagtacagtcagcaaaaaaaccttgtattaaaaatgatttttttatggttaggttatttccaTGTATCACAGTGCCCACCCCTACTACAGGCCATATTGTTAAACGCGCTTActttcgcgatcgcattcagcacctctttctaccctcatcttatacgatgcaacagaaagaagtggcgaaaacgattgtgattccaagtgttagacaataaaggtCAGAATAGCAACGTAAAGACcttgtcaggcaaaaatatattatttgtattgaaaagtaagAGACTATGCCCACAGCaagtttcctaaccaaccgtcgccgtcgcgtctCTTATaggtatgcgcttgacattctaAGGTTGAAATTCCTATGATACAGTGTAGTGGATAGAGTCCTTGAAGCCTCTGGTTTGATTCTAAACACAATACTTCCAGCTGCTCACCAAATCCTGCTATCCCCCGGCCAACGGGCACGCGATGGTCTCCGAAGCGCTTTCGACCCTGCGTCTGCGCTACGGGGAGCCCGTCCGCTTCAGGTTCCTGGTTGGCATGCTACAAAGTACTGGAGGATCAGGGGACCTCCAGGCCGCTGGGCTGGCTTTCATCAACGCGCTGCTGTGCAGTGCCCCCACGCCACAGCGAAAGCTGTACATACAAGCCGAATTGGAGCAAGCTGGATTTGATATTGTTACTTTGAAAAAGGTCAGTAATAATGTTACATACTTACCATACCGTTTCTTTATGTCCGATAAAAATCAGGCTTCCATAATCACTATTccataatcactttaaaaaattgtaatggAAATAGTTAATAATGCtttatttaacattattttttgtgttcgtcGATCTAGGTCGGTTTTGACAAAGCACGGTCTCTGATCTGACTTCGACCAAATAAATCGTATAAAACATACTTTCTTGTTTAACTAATATTCACCTACAACTATGTATTTCCAAAATAGTAAGTCTAAGTAAATCCAGGTTTAAAATGCACACATatttttatctatgtaagtacaTACTCGGTCGGTCGGAATTCGGTCTTACGATTAAAACTTCTTCCAGCTCGTCACAAAACTCCCGAACGCAAACGACCACGTCAAAAAAGAGATAGAAAGCTACGAAAAACAGCTCATCGACATCGATACATTGAGCGAGAAGGCACACGAGGCACAGAAAGAGAAAGATGACCTCAAGAACAAGCTGGACTTGCTTGAAAAGAGGGTCAAGGTGAGACAGAGAATTATTATACTACCGATTTCtttcttaattaattttgttgtaatGTAGCTAATTATAGTTACATATCTactgacaataaaaatgatttggGCACATTAACGTAGTCATTAGTCTCTTATTTATCAAATTAGATTCAGTTACTAATTTACGAATTCTTTCTATATCTCATTTTTATTGGAAGTGTTCGAGCCGCCGCAACGAAAAGCTGTTTTTGCTGTATTGCCTTAATCATTGTCAGATCTTTTTTCAACAGTTAACAATTTTTTCaacaataagtacttaaatatttatccaCCACAACATGTACAAATCTTCAATATAAAAATGGCTTCTGAAATACTATAAAAACAAGCTTCATCGTCGAAACATTTTCAGATTCTCCAAGAAGAAAAGGGAATACTGCTATCTCTAGAGAAATGCTTGAAGGAGAAGTGCTGCGAACTTCAGGAGGAGGTGTCAACGCTGCGGTCAGAGCATGGGAATTCTAACCGCAAGAAAACGTTCGtggttaagaaaaaaaacgtgGTTCACAAAAATAGAGGTAAAAAGTCATACTCCTATAACAAGAAATCTTAACCAAGTATAGTTCAAGTGAATCGTAATtatcattatatttttgtaattacagATGAGTCGTCACCGCCTGAAGATGAAGGAATAAGTTCATCAGAAAGATCTTTGAGTCCTGAAGGTGACCCGCAAAGAGAATCCATGGTATACGAGGTATTTAATGTCAAGAATGAAACTTTCGACATAATAAGAAACAAACGCAATCTTCACAAGAAGCTAGAGTCAACTAAGAAAAGTCACGATATACAGAAATCATCGGACGAAGAAGAGGAGACAACCATAGATGAAGTGATTCAGGAACTTAGAAATATCGTTAATGATGCAGAATCTGAGCAATACGCTAAAACTAGAGCTTATGATGATAAATCATCAAGATTCAACGAAACTTCCGAAATTAATGTCCCAATTCACTCTTTGGAATGTCAAAAACATAGACATCTGGAAAAAGAAGATTCTATTACTAGTACGAGACATAGTATCCAAATAACCAGCAGCACGGAATTCCTTAACGAAAATTCAAACGAAGATGACGAAGAAACTAAAATAGTTCCGAGCAAAATATTACCACATCCACCGAGGAAAGCCAAAAGCTTAATACATTTACTTGTCCCAACGGTCGATCATGGTTTGCTTTACAATAAACCACCGGACTTATACGACGATACTTACTTCTCAAGCGATGAGGGGTCAGATTCTTTGCTCAGTGCTTCACGTTGCCAAAACCCCATTGTTGCTAAGAAAAATTCCGTATCCAgtttcgattttaatgaatgcCGAGCTGTTTTCAACTCGCtaacagaaaaagaaaaagacgaCAATAGAGTAAAACGATCGCGAACCCGGTCTCGAGAGGAGAACAGAAGAAATTCTGTCAAGCGGAGCGAGTCGTTTCAAACGTCCGAAAAAGGGTCAAGGCAGAGAGAATACATAGATAGCATGTTCTACAACGAATCACACAATTCACTCAACGGTGCAGGAACACCATTGCAGAGATCAAATTCAAAGTGCAGTCGCGTCGATGAAATTGTTAGCCTTATTGAATCCAAGAAACTGACCAAGAGTTTGGACAGAATCGACGAAGGCTTAAACTCCATGGTAGATATCGTGATGATGAATGAACCCAAGACACCTGTATGGCCTTACGAGAGGAGGCAAAGATCTTGTTCGCGAACCAGCAGTGAGGCTGGCAAGGAAAGTCCCTTGATTCCCGTGACTAGGTCCAACAGTAAAAGAAACGCCATTCATCAAAGATTCGACTCGAAATCATCAGACAGAAAAGTCGAGTTGTTCAACAAACCGGATTCTCCGCAGAAATTGTTTATGCCTCAGCCGAAATTGAGCACTGGATCCTTTGAAAATGCGTCATCTTATAATAACTCGTTTCTAATGAAACGAGGCCATCTGAACGCTGGATTCTACTCCGGACCTCACATTATGAGGGACGCTCCTGCAAGTATGACCAGTTTGGTTATGACAGGGACACACAGCCACTCTGATCTAAAGAGAACTCTATCCCCCATGGGTTCGTCGGGTTACGGAATTCATAAACTAGCAGACATGCCTTCAGGACTGTACTGATACTTTCATATTTAATATGTACTCAAAACCAACGACTAAATATAAGATTTacgtaggtaaatatttttactagTGCAATATAAACCCGTGTGGGAATCTAGTATCGGAGTAAGTTACTTCCGATGTATTTAATGTAAAGTAAGTCTTGCGATTAGTTAGTGGAATcttggtaattttgtatggtaaGCAAAATTGGCTTAAGATCACAAAACTTCCATTGCGataaattttttgaaaatcccaTTCTTCTTTCTAACCGTCTAATTCTTCAAAACTAATATTAGTATTTTGACACTAGTGTTTACTCTTATTATTTCGTTAGGTATTTATTCTACTTCTACATCAGAACCAATTTTCTCTACTtacgttattttattacctatctTAAGTTTGTGAACCGATAGGACATTAATATAATATGTTGCAgtgtaatattaaaaactttgataaacttattatactgttttttttaaataggaagttaataataattcgtaatTCAACAGCGTCAGAGCACCTGTCTGTTGACGGACCTTACACTGACCTCAGGTTGAACAAACACTAACACTAACCTTCGCTGGATAATTGTATGTTTAGTCAACAACAAACTATCAATATAAACAGCGGAAACAATCACCCTTTGCCAAAACAACGCCTAACAAAAACAAAGCGGCGTCGACATTTTAAACGTGGTGCCAAAGGGCAGTCAGTTGCATTGTCTCCGCCGCAAGATGAACAGCCGAATAGTCCTAGCCATTTTTGCACTTCACCTGGGAAAGGGGCTGACCCGGAACCCGATTGATGACGACCTCCAAGTTATACAAGTGTTTGATTTGACCCATCCCACCACTTGGAAGGATTTGACGGAGTATTTCAACGCGCTTGAGAGACAGTggtaagattttatttatccTTCTAGAAGTGTAAAGTTACCGTAAGCTGGAAAGATTAACTCCGCTTTTGCTCTATTTCTGTGTCTATGTGTCCGTGCTTTTTAAAAGATGTTATAGAATtaatccggaatatttcagcaaatgGTAGGGTTAGTGTTTGACTGAACATATTCGTGAAAGTTTTTCATAATTGTACACAGTTATTGACAAAagttcttattcttattcattGGAATTTTCGATTCGAGATGTAGCCATTAGCGTGCAGTGAGGGTAAGCAGCGCTAGCAGCTGCACTCACACTACACTACAACCCGAGGATATAGCCACGCTTTTGATGTGGTGCACTCTAAAATGAAATATCGACCAATTTAAGGCATCAATCGTCAACCACCATTCAAAACTGCTGCAAAACATTTACGGGTGTTCAATAAACCTGTCTAACCATGAGTTGAAAGAATGCGGATTTTTGACGGGTGTATAAAAAGTCCCGTCTTATTCACGAGAATCTGGCTTCAGGAAAATCTGCTATAACTGCGGCTTCCCGGGGATCGGAACTGGCATGCACCTCGAATTCTCGGGCCCCGCTGACTCCATGCAGCCAGCCATCATTCCGTCAGAATACTTGCTGACTAGGCGTGAGTAATTGCATCTGCTATTTCGCTACGTAGTACATGGTATATCTGTAGGAGTAGATATCCTGGCTTTCcatcgaaaatatttttcgcaaatgaTTAATTTCCCATCAGTTTTATaatggacgaacgatttttttctgaaactattCAGAATCAGAATAGGTATATTTTCAGGACTAGGTATCTTATATCCCtccctataggttaggtttagttagttttataagaatagttgtcgtattagcacatttgtatggtgttaagtaggtactttgctgtaaaacgacaaagtacaaaagtatgcagctacttttgatgctgaccgcaCTACTCCTGAAGTACTTTCAGTTTAAACAAATTGTTTGTCTGAACATTTAGGAAAAaagtattttgttaaaaatttaatttttaatacaagcttttttgccgactctactttttgttgactgcacttgcattatcatacaaactacatttccctaccaaatttcaagtcgataccatttaccgttgaggagttccatcctgcggagacgatcctgcaTGGTTGGAccatcaggatgtcactactagatatACTATTGTCACCTGATTTACTTAAgtttgctaaatttcaagtcaatccgaccactgaaagtgggtcaaattcaattCTAAAGATTTTACCCGcacatatatacctacatagatacatacattatacattgcaagttagaTAAGAGCTTTTAATTAATCATTTGGGAGACATAATTTTTGACGAAAAATTACAAAGCcgtaattaggtaggtacccatTGGTTTGTTTGCCAATCAGCcaattacataaaattttattaatctatttttttttggatatgtTATTATTAACATGTAGATTGTACATGGGCAAGACAAGATgagacaatattattataataaaaaaaagtataattaaaaaGTGGTCAAAAGGATGAAACTGCAAATTGTTATATCTAGAGAGTTTAGGTCCCATAATACTTACAAAACGAACTGTCTTAGAGGTCTTACTTGGAATGTTTAAATTCACTATGTTTTAACGTAAGTAAGTATCCTTTCCCACAGTCGTCGTGATTGACGTGACCTCTATAACAAAGATAAATCCAGACTTAGCACTGTCTTTGGAGGTGGCTCGGCAATGGATCGCCGTGAAGCAGGACCCCACCGAGCCAACGCTGCTGGTCTTCAAGTTCGGGTGGACAGAACAGCAGCCTTATTATAAAAGGAACAAATGTATCTGTCGGATACCTGGTAAGTTATCATGTGACCCTCCCTGGGTATTGGTCTGCTTAAATTAATCGAAATTCACTATTATCAGCCTTGTAGGCATACACTTTGGTAGGTGACTAGGTATACTAAAGTCAAACTAAAGTACTCCAAACTAAAGTCAAAATAAAgtcaaaatttatgtttttcctCGTTCAAAAACGTTTTGGCCTCATTCTTCCCAATTAATACCTAGTCGAACCCCCATGCTTTTCATCATTAGATTAATTTACAATAGATCGCACGCGTCAATATAGTAGGTATATTCGATAACTTTACTGATGCCCTGGTTACGACTAGCGCCGATTCTTTCTAGCCCTTAAGGTcgagcgagattgtctacaccgcttccgcgcctctcaaaaggcgccatcaaaACTTTGTTGCACTTTaaaatggcgccccttgccaCTTGGCGGTGCAGTAAGAGAGTACCCAATTCATTACTTGCGATTCGTGGTGAATGTCTCGACCGCGCAGTGAACAGCGAAATCACTTGGAGCGCCGGCGACCACTTATGCCATGATCGCTGCTAGTTGATACGAAAACTGACTTCAATATTCCAGGACTCAGTTATGAGCTAGCGCAGTGGATCGCGGCGAACCTAAGCCACGTCGTGGGCGTCGCCACGGATGCACCAAGTTTGGAGTCTGAGGAGACAAGGGAACTTACCACCCGGACCGTGGCCAATCTGCTCGGCAGGAGTGGTATCTACATGATCGAGAATGTTAACTTACGAAGGAAAATACCAGGTGAGAGCGGTATTCTAGAGTAAACTAGCGCATAATTTCCTATAACTCACTATGTAGGTATTACTATTTAACCAGTGAGAAGCACTTCGAGCTACTTTTATTTGCTGTACTGTATCCataccttttaaccgccaatacgttttcattcgcACGTGCCCGTGtcgccacctacaccgaaactacttaggacgtcttgtaggcttttatAAATCTTGATtaaaggcttaaactgacagttcttgtatgaatctgacaggacttaagacgacttaaacctagattaaaaagcctgcaagtggacgttaatgttattttgtcttaatgagggctatcgcgtatgaattcgcttAGTGTTGAGGTCTCCGGAATGTCAAATCGCATATGGTGCtaagggtttatttataattagaataattgtgaATATTGCAATATCTGAATTAATTATGGCTATGCttcaatgaatgtctgtgttttgagatcggaaacctttgtcctcccttttttggGACTTTGCAACAATGCTCATATTTTCATGTACGGttttaatgtattaaatatgattttaatctaaacttgttttcagtaaataacagactttgaaagccacacttaaaaacctcacgcaacagtgcgccatctagtgagacaaaaaacgatatccCTCATTATAAGACTGCGGGGAAATGGGCTGGATAATTTgtgtcttataattcagactATGGCGGTTTAAGGGTTAATAGGAAATGGAATTATTATGATAACTTGCATCTAACTATACTCTGGTTTCCTGGGCTTGTACCTAGCTGTGCCTGGTAATAGCTAAAAGGGTTTCAGAAAGagatatattttcataatatgtAATTGGATACGGCAAAATTGAGTTGTAAAATACCTAAATGGGGTTAAGAGACTGTCCAACTTATCCGTGAATCAGACCAATCAATACACACTTTATACGAACGACATTAAAACTTTGATTCAGATAAGTCGCTCAATCTTTATGCTAACTTGGTCACGTCATCCGTTTCAAAAACTTCGTTTTCTTTTTCCAGAGACCGGGTGCATGGCTATAGCGATGCCCCTGAAAATGCTGA
Protein-coding regions in this window:
- the mwh gene encoding multiple wing hairs isoform X2, which translates into the protein MAGCGGWSEEPVSKEKQRPPIYNPEDYATSLKKWGKKAGGGNLYEPEQETGKARTLPSQGSKDFRNPCLGLGEEMSLRQFGTPSELLTKLRADLRLSFPSFVQEFACEPLDGVALLLELLRNVQLSQAGEGARGPPAVRRRPLLDELACLQCLWSCSSRYPDCVRRLVAGSNGVYTLTVCIMSTVNKSRVLALQLLTKSCYPPANGHAMVSEALSTLRLRYGEPVRFRFLVGMLQSTGGSGDLQAAGLAFINALLCSAPTPQRKLYIQAELEQAGFDIVTLKKLVTKLPNANDHVKKEIESYEKQLIDIDTLSEKAHEAQKEKDDLKNKLDLLEKRVKILQEEKGILLSLEKCLKEKCCELQEEVSTLRSEHGNSNRKKTFVVKKKNVVHKNRDESSPPEDEGISSSERSLSPEGDPQRESMVYEVFNVKNETFDIIRNKRNLHKKLESTKKSHDIQKSSDEEEETTIDEVIQELRNIVNDAESEQYAKTRAYDDKSSRFNETSEINVPIHSLECQKHRHLEKEDSITSTRHSIQITSSTEFLNENSNEDDEETKIVPSKILPHPPRKAKSLIHLLVPTVDHGLLYNKPPDLYDDTYFSSDEGSDSLLSASRCQNPIVAKKNSVSSFDFNECRAVFNSLTEKEKDDNRVKRSRTRSREENRRNSVKRSESFQTSEKGSRQREYIDSMFYNESHNSLNGAGTPLQRSNSKCSRVDEIVSLIESKKLTKSLDRIDEGLNSMVDIVMMNEPKTPVWPYERRQRSCSRTSSEAGKESPLIPVTRSNSKRNAIHQRFDSKSSDRKVELFNKPDSPQKLFMPQPKLSTGSFENASSYNNSFLMKRGHLNAGFYSGPHIMRDAPASMTSLVMTGTHSHSDLKRTLSPMGSSGYGIHKLADMPSGLY
- the LOC141428847 gene encoding uncharacterized protein, giving the protein MNSRIVLAIFALHLGKGLTRNPIDDDLQVIQVFDLTHPTTWKDLTEYFNALERQWKICYNCGFPGIGTGMHLEFSGPADSMQPAIIPSEYLLTRLVVIDVTSITKINPDLALSLEVARQWIAVKQDPTEPTLLVFKFGWTEQQPYYKRNKCICRIPGLSYELAQWIAANLSHVVGVATDAPSLESEETRELTTRTVANLLGRSGIYMIENVNLRRKIPETGCMAIAMPLKMLSATYVPTRLTCFCPPYHSAERVVLAQRKPQRTRDQNRLYDINLDEMLN
- the mwh gene encoding multiple wing hairs isoform X1, producing the protein MGSGLSSATSRKQKRESQAESSRVLFLLYLIHRTWNVVVEHVDAKSARWRGSHTMPSSAEGRRFDSISLADSDGSCYSECSCSYCRLRDCAQDCVSELTLLEGMAGCGGWSEEPVSKEKQRPPIYNPEDYATSLKKWGKKAGGGNLYEPEQETGKARTLPSQGSKDFRNPCLGLGEEMSLRQFGTPSELLTKLRADLRLSFPSFVQEFACEPLDGVALLLELLRNVQLSQAGEGARGPPAVRRRPLLDELACLQCLWSCSSRYPDCVRRLVAGSNGVYTLTVCIMSTVNKSRVLALQLLTKSCYPPANGHAMVSEALSTLRLRYGEPVRFRFLVGMLQSTGGSGDLQAAGLAFINALLCSAPTPQRKLYIQAELEQAGFDIVTLKKLVTKLPNANDHVKKEIESYEKQLIDIDTLSEKAHEAQKEKDDLKNKLDLLEKRVKILQEEKGILLSLEKCLKEKCCELQEEVSTLRSEHGNSNRKKTFVVKKKNVVHKNRDESSPPEDEGISSSERSLSPEGDPQRESMVYEVFNVKNETFDIIRNKRNLHKKLESTKKSHDIQKSSDEEEETTIDEVIQELRNIVNDAESEQYAKTRAYDDKSSRFNETSEINVPIHSLECQKHRHLEKEDSITSTRHSIQITSSTEFLNENSNEDDEETKIVPSKILPHPPRKAKSLIHLLVPTVDHGLLYNKPPDLYDDTYFSSDEGSDSLLSASRCQNPIVAKKNSVSSFDFNECRAVFNSLTEKEKDDNRVKRSRTRSREENRRNSVKRSESFQTSEKGSRQREYIDSMFYNESHNSLNGAGTPLQRSNSKCSRVDEIVSLIESKKLTKSLDRIDEGLNSMVDIVMMNEPKTPVWPYERRQRSCSRTSSEAGKESPLIPVTRSNSKRNAIHQRFDSKSSDRKVELFNKPDSPQKLFMPQPKLSTGSFENASSYNNSFLMKRGHLNAGFYSGPHIMRDAPASMTSLVMTGTHSHSDLKRTLSPMGSSGYGIHKLADMPSGLY